A stretch of Candidatus Sulfotelmatobacter sp. DNA encodes these proteins:
- a CDS encoding ATP-binding cassette domain-containing protein — protein sequence MAIIEAVDLRKVYRSIVRQPGLAGAVKALFSREFEETVAVDGVSFTLQPGELVGYLGPNGAGKSTTIKMLTGILVPTSGQLRVAGVVPFEQRQANAQNIGVVFGQRSQLYWDLPLRESFELLRAIYDVPADRYRANMKAFAELLDLERFLSTPVRQLSLGERMRGDFAAAMLHDPPIVYLDEPTIGLDVLAKEAIRTFIAEINRERGTTVILTTHDLADVERLARRVILIDEGAVIYDGGLERLREEYGTHRTLVVTLANPDQPLDVQGAEVESREGNVVRLRFERRRTSAEAIIRQVMACCEISDLQLIEPDIDGIVRRIYLEGYQDGAAGTPS from the coding sequence ATGGCGATCATCGAAGCCGTCGACCTGCGAAAGGTCTATCGCTCGATCGTACGACAGCCCGGTCTGGCGGGCGCCGTCAAGGCGCTCTTCTCGCGCGAGTTCGAAGAGACCGTCGCGGTCGACGGCGTGAGCTTCACGCTGCAGCCGGGCGAGCTGGTCGGCTATCTCGGTCCGAACGGTGCCGGTAAATCGACGACCATCAAGATGCTGACCGGCATCCTGGTGCCGACGTCGGGGCAGCTGCGCGTCGCCGGCGTCGTCCCGTTCGAGCAGCGGCAGGCGAACGCGCAGAACATCGGCGTCGTCTTCGGTCAGCGCAGCCAGCTGTACTGGGACCTGCCGCTGCGCGAATCGTTCGAGCTGCTGCGCGCGATCTACGATGTGCCGGCCGACCGCTATCGCGCGAACATGAAGGCGTTCGCCGAGCTGCTCGACCTCGAGCGGTTCCTGAGCACGCCGGTGCGCCAGCTCTCGCTGGGCGAACGGATGCGCGGCGACTTCGCCGCCGCGATGCTGCACGATCCGCCGATCGTCTACCTCGACGAGCCCACCATCGGCCTGGACGTGCTGGCGAAGGAAGCGATCCGCACGTTCATCGCGGAGATCAATCGCGAGCGCGGCACGACCGTCATCTTGACCACCCACGACCTGGCCGACGTCGAGCGGCTGGCGCGGCGCGTCATCCTGATCGACGAGGGCGCGGTGATCTACGACGGCGGCCTCGAGCGGCTGCGCGAGGAGTACGGTACCCACCGCACGCTGGTCGTGACGCTGGCGAACCCCGATCAGCCGCTCGACGTGCAGGGCGCGGAGGTCGAAAGCCGCGAGGGCAACGTCGTGCGGCTGCGCTTCGAGCGCCGCCGCACCTCGGCCGAGGCGATCATCCGCCAGGTGATGGCGTGCTGCGAGATCAGCGACTTGCAGCTGATCGAGCCCGACATCGACGGGATCGTGCGCCGCATCTACCTCGAGGGCTACCAAGACGGCGCGGCGGGGACGCCGTCGTGA
- a CDS encoding SRPBCC family protein encodes MSVRATAAVTTGAAPDRVWAVLLDGRGWSRWNPGVEWMTLEGELAAGTVVTTKPKGAPQTALRVEEVVPGRTLALLVTVGPLAALRLRWDLRTTGAGTEVTQTVAGSGPLAGLLVDPAARRIAGGMESNLRRLTELASTGS; translated from the coding sequence GTGAGTGTCCGCGCGACCGCCGCCGTCACGACCGGCGCCGCACCCGACCGCGTGTGGGCGGTGCTGCTCGACGGCCGCGGCTGGTCGCGCTGGAACCCGGGCGTCGAATGGATGACGCTCGAGGGCGAGCTGGCGGCGGGAACGGTCGTCACCACCAAGCCGAAGGGCGCGCCGCAGACCGCGCTGCGGGTCGAAGAAGTCGTCCCCGGCCGCACGCTGGCGCTGCTGGTGACGGTCGGTCCGCTCGCGGCGCTGCGCCTGCGCTGGGACCTGCGAACGACCGGTGCGGGAACCGAGGTCACGCAGACCGTCGCCGGCAGCGGCCCGCTGGCGGGGTTGCTGGTGGATCCGGCCGCGCGGCGCATCGCCGGCGGGATGGAGTCGAACCTGCGGCGCCTGACCGAGCTCGCGTCGACCGGCTCGTGA
- a CDS encoding DPP IV N-terminal domain-containing protein has product MLVRLVVALLAVASVLGWSAPPAFAGEQLTVDDVAGLVPATGRPPNGFTWAPDGSRYVYTVPATRPHAPPQLWLHDLRDGSDRPLFAARSSQRGSRSRAIGQIVWSPDARRIAYVDGDALDVADAAGGHPHVLAHGADDPQWSPDGSRVAFVHDGDLEIVRLADGRTTRLTRDGSASVLNGDPDWLYSEEMDVSHAYAWSPDGTRIAFLRFDDTPVTDYPIQQYLDVPDNSVEHQRYPLAGEKNPHVSLRVVAAGGGAVRTLYDGAPRDEYLVSFAWTPNGHAVVDEILDRAQQHLRLTAFPAGGGVPRTLLRESDAHFLEVAPAPQFLRDGRRFLWISTRSGVAGLWLIDARNGAARLLTGTTPVGDVAQLDEAHGAVYVDALAPTRRDHALLRFPLGRGAPADLTPEPGAHAVVMPPRGRTFIDTWSALGQPPVVYRRTIGGGKAVVFTSRSLARFDLGAPRLLQIPSAHGPLDAWMIVPPGFDPSRRYPVIVTVYGGPLPVSWGVPSDDRWPGLFDQLLAERGFIVFTVDGPASRNDRSANAALFSHRMGTIAIAGPLAGAAWLRRQPFVDPARLGLYGWSYGGYLTAYTVTHAPGVFHSAIAGAPPSDWRFYDSAYTERYLGMPKAQAAVYDRAAVLPAAGRLQSALLVIQGASDDNVHLMNSQTLLAAFMRSGKVVDYRVVPGMRHGPSGVDQTRYVDATMLAWWERTLR; this is encoded by the coding sequence TTGCTCGTTCGCCTCGTCGTTGCCCTGCTCGCGGTCGCCTCGGTCCTGGGCTGGTCGGCGCCGCCGGCCTTCGCCGGCGAACAGCTCACCGTCGACGACGTGGCCGGGCTGGTCCCGGCCACCGGCCGGCCGCCGAACGGCTTCACCTGGGCGCCCGACGGCTCGCGCTACGTCTACACCGTTCCGGCCACCCGGCCGCACGCCCCGCCCCAGCTCTGGCTGCACGATCTGCGCGACGGCAGCGATCGCCCGCTGTTCGCCGCGCGCAGCTCGCAGCGCGGCAGCCGCTCGCGCGCGATCGGCCAGATCGTCTGGTCGCCGGACGCGCGGCGCATCGCGTACGTCGACGGCGACGCGCTCGACGTGGCCGACGCCGCCGGCGGCCATCCGCACGTGCTGGCCCATGGTGCCGACGACCCGCAATGGTCGCCCGACGGCAGCCGCGTCGCCTTCGTCCACGACGGCGACCTGGAGATCGTACGGCTCGCCGACGGCCGCACGACGCGCCTGACGCGCGACGGTTCGGCCAGCGTGCTCAACGGCGATCCCGACTGGCTCTACAGCGAGGAGATGGACGTCTCGCACGCCTACGCGTGGTCGCCCGACGGCACGCGCATCGCGTTCTTGCGCTTCGACGACACGCCGGTCACCGACTATCCGATCCAGCAGTACCTCGACGTGCCCGACAACAGCGTCGAGCACCAGCGCTATCCGCTGGCGGGGGAGAAGAACCCGCACGTCTCGCTGCGCGTCGTCGCCGCGGGCGGCGGCGCGGTGCGCACGCTCTACGACGGCGCGCCGCGCGACGAATACCTGGTCTCGTTCGCCTGGACGCCGAACGGGCACGCCGTCGTCGACGAGATCCTCGACCGCGCGCAACAGCATCTGCGTCTGACCGCGTTTCCGGCCGGCGGCGGCGTACCGCGCACGCTGCTGCGCGAGTCCGACGCGCATTTCCTCGAGGTCGCGCCCGCGCCGCAGTTCTTGCGCGACGGCCGGCGCTTTCTCTGGATCTCGACGCGCAGCGGCGTCGCGGGGCTGTGGCTGATCGACGCGCGCAACGGCGCGGCGCGCTTGCTGACCGGGACGACGCCGGTCGGCGACGTCGCGCAGCTCGACGAGGCGCACGGGGCCGTCTACGTCGACGCGCTCGCGCCGACGCGTCGCGACCACGCGCTGTTGCGCTTTCCGCTGGGGCGCGGCGCACCGGCCGACCTGACGCCCGAGCCGGGCGCGCACGCGGTCGTCATGCCTCCGCGCGGCCGGACGTTCATCGACACCTGGTCCGCGCTCGGGCAGCCGCCGGTCGTCTACCGTCGCACGATCGGCGGCGGGAAGGCCGTCGTCTTCACGAGCCGCTCGTTGGCGCGCTTCGACCTGGGCGCGCCGCGGCTGCTCCAGATCCCCTCGGCGCACGGGCCGCTCGACGCCTGGATGATCGTGCCGCCCGGGTTCGATCCGAGCCGGCGCTACCCGGTGATCGTCACGGTCTACGGCGGACCGCTGCCGGTCTCGTGGGGCGTCCCCTCCGACGACCGCTGGCCGGGGCTGTTCGACCAGCTGCTGGCCGAGCGCGGCTTCATCGTCTTCACCGTCGACGGTCCGGCCTCGCGCAACGATCGCAGCGCCAACGCGGCGCTGTTCTCGCACCGGATGGGAACGATCGCGATCGCGGGTCCGCTGGCAGGTGCCGCTTGGCTGCGCCGCCAGCCCTTCGTCGATCCGGCGCGGCTGGGGCTGTACGGCTGGAGCTACGGCGGCTATTTGACGGCCTACACCGTGACCCACGCGCCGGGCGTGTTCCACAGCGCGATCGCCGGGGCGCCGCCGTCGGACTGGCGCTTCTACGACTCGGCCTATACCGAGCGGTACTTGGGGATGCCCAAGGCGCAGGCGGCGGTCTACGACCGAGCCGCCGTGCTGCCGGCGGCCGGCCGGCTGCAATCGGCGCTGCTGGTGATCCAGGGCGCTTCCGACGACAACGTCCACCTGATGAACTCGCAGACGCTGCTGGCGGCGTTCATGCGGAGCGGCAAGGTGGTGGACTACCGCGTGGTGCCGGGGATGCGGCATGGCCCCAGCGGCGTCGACCAGACCCGCTACGTCGACGCGACGATGCTGGCGTGGTGGGAGCGCACGCTGCGGTGA
- the nth gene encoding endonuclease III translates to MAIPFPKRKVTRAVARAELAILEATYPHAVTALEYTNPFQLLVAVILSAQCTDARVNLITPALFAKYPDAAALARAKQLDVEKIIKSCGFFRMKAKNIIAAAQGLMGEHGGQVPADRESLEALPGVGRKTANVVMSVAFEEAAFAVDTHVFRVAHRLGLTLATTPRGVEEDVTALVPREKWRFAHHWLILHGRQVCKAPTPLCGTCPVTMCPSRPLVARALAERVAARGVRSASAPARRGGRAAAAPRPRRSS, encoded by the coding sequence GTGGCGATCCCGTTCCCCAAGCGCAAGGTCACCCGTGCCGTCGCGCGCGCGGAGCTGGCGATCCTCGAAGCGACCTACCCGCACGCCGTCACCGCGCTCGAGTACACCAACCCGTTCCAGCTGCTGGTCGCGGTCATCTTGAGCGCGCAGTGCACCGATGCGCGGGTCAACCTGATCACGCCGGCGCTGTTCGCGAAATATCCCGACGCGGCCGCGCTGGCGCGCGCGAAGCAGCTCGACGTCGAGAAGATCATCAAGTCGTGCGGCTTCTTCCGGATGAAGGCCAAGAACATCATCGCGGCGGCGCAAGGTCTGATGGGCGAGCACGGCGGCCAGGTCCCGGCGGATCGCGAGTCGCTCGAAGCGCTGCCCGGCGTCGGCCGCAAGACGGCTAACGTCGTGATGTCGGTCGCCTTCGAGGAAGCGGCGTTCGCCGTCGACACGCACGTGTTTCGCGTCGCGCACCGGCTCGGCTTGACGCTGGCGACGACGCCGCGCGGGGTGGAAGAAGACGTGACGGCGCTCGTGCCGCGTGAGAAGTGGCGCTTCGCGCACCACTGGCTGATCTTGCACGGCCGGCAGGTCTGCAAGGCGCCGACGCCGCTGTGCGGCACGTGTCCGGTGACGATGTGTCCGTCGCGCCCGCTGGTCGCCCGCGCGCTCGCCGAACGGGTCGCGGCGCGCGGGGTCAGAAGCGCATCGGCCCCGGCTCGTCGAGGTGGGCGGGCCGCGGCAGCTCCGCGTCCGCGGCGATCGTCTTGA
- a CDS encoding DUF4397 domain-containing protein → MQRFRLATLLAVSTLALAACGGNGSSVVNTGVSAQDAQVRFLNAAPDLATINYLFWPSSGTRPTTPAASNFAYGAITAFAGYSVGTYNFEVDNPSSGTTDLPVCSIPTLNGGQNYTIVVAGSGANHTCLVFNDEAYTNTGAARLHHASPALNATGVSNISWGADANGVPATTLISTTSYPASATTVEPVVPVGDVVSSQGTGVVEYSVGPSPGNATTPTAGSPLTPTYNVQASSAIVGGTQPPTQPDTTGAIPPIGVTNYTGVSLFAIDCVTAPTGASPCVGGTTVLAVFDNK, encoded by the coding sequence ATGCAACGATTCCGTCTCGCTACGCTCCTCGCTGTTTCGACGCTCGCGCTCGCCGCGTGCGGCGGCAACGGGTCGAGCGTCGTCAACACCGGCGTCTCCGCGCAAGACGCGCAGGTGCGCTTCCTGAACGCCGCGCCCGACCTGGCGACGATCAACTATCTGTTCTGGCCGAGCTCGGGTACGCGGCCTACGACGCCGGCGGCGTCGAACTTCGCGTACGGCGCGATCACGGCGTTCGCCGGCTACTCGGTCGGCACGTACAACTTCGAAGTCGACAACCCGTCGTCGGGGACCACCGATCTCCCGGTGTGCAGCATTCCGACGCTCAACGGCGGCCAGAACTACACGATCGTCGTCGCGGGCAGCGGCGCGAACCACACCTGCCTGGTCTTCAACGACGAAGCGTACACCAACACCGGCGCTGCGCGGCTGCACCATGCCTCGCCGGCTCTCAACGCGACCGGCGTGAGCAACATCTCGTGGGGCGCGGACGCCAACGGCGTGCCGGCGACGACGCTGATCTCGACGACGTCGTATCCCGCCAGCGCGACGACCGTGGAGCCGGTCGTTCCGGTCGGTGACGTCGTGAGCTCGCAAGGCACCGGCGTGGTCGAATACTCGGTCGGACCCTCACCGGGCAACGCCACGACGCCGACGGCCGGTTCGCCGCTCACGCCGACGTACAACGTGCAGGCGTCCAGCGCGATCGTGGGCGGCACCCAGCCCCCGACGCAACCCGACACGACCGGTGCGATCCCGCCGATCGGCGTCACCAACTACACCGGCGTGTCGCTGTTCGCGATCGACTGCGTGACCGCTCCGACCGGCGCCTCGCCCTGCGTCGGCGGCACGACCGTCCTGGCGGTGTTCGACAACAAGTAG